From the Campylobacter hominis ATCC BAA-381 genome, the window AAATTTGGCGAATATGACATACTAAAAATTCAAAATATCGAGCAAGAGCCAAGTGGAAAAATTATAGTAACTGTTAGAAATGTTGATGATAATCATATAAGCACAATGAAATTTGACAGCCTAAAACACTTTGAAAACACATTTAATTTACACCAAATGTAGCCTAAGTAGATTTTTATCGTCTATAAACTCTATTTTTATCCCCTATAAAGTAGATTTTTATCCCCTAAGTAGATTTTTATCCCCTATAAAGTAGATTTTTATCCCCTATAAAAACATAAAAAAGTAGATTTTTATCCCCTATAAAGTAGATTTTTATCCCCTAAATACCCACGCAAACCACCACCACGCCGAAGCTAGAAAGGGGTCTAAAAGGTTAAAAGTTAAATTTAAAAAGATGTTAAAAGGAAAACGCTCCAAAAAAGCAAAAATTATGCTAAAATTTAAATCATAGGGCGAGGTTACTCTTTGTCTGACACTTCGTTTAGACAAGAGAACTCGCAAGGGGAAAATTCCCCTTTGAACCCCTTAGCCAATCCATTGTTTTTTACAGGAGAGTAAATTGAAATCTTATAAAAGCATAAGAAAAACAATTCGTTTTACAGATGATGAGTTTTCTACCATTAAAGAAAAAATGGAATTAGGTAATTACTCTAACTTTACAGAATTTGCACTTCACTCAATGATTAATAAAAAACCAAGTAAAGCTAAGTCAATAAATAAAGAGTATTTATTAGAGCTTAATAGGATAGGCAATAATCTAAATCAGCTTACTAGAAAACTCAATAAAGGGGATAGACTAAATAATTTAAGTTTATCAGCGATTATCGATATTAGAGATAGCATTAACTCACTAAAAGAAAAGATATGATTGTAAAGTTTTTTAATACTAAAAAAGGGGGTGGAAATAGTGCTATCGATTATCTTTTAGATAAGAGAGTAGAACAAGGCACGAGCAGGATTTTACAGGGCGACGAGCAATTAACAAGAGATATAATTAAGAATATGAGCCAAAAGCATAAGACTTGCGTTGGCGTGTTAAGCTTTGAAGAGAAAGACATCGACGAGCAGTTAAAATTTAAGCTTATGGCGGACTTTGAAAAAGCGTTGATGACCGATGAAGCACAAGGCAGATATAATATTTTGTGGGTAGAACATAACGACAAGGGACGGTTAGAGTTAAATTTCGTAATCCCTAAAATAGACCTACAAACAAAAAAGGCTTTAAATCCTTACTATCACAACGCAGATTTAAGCCGTATAGCATCGTGGCAAGATATTAAAAACATAGAGTATAACTTTAAAAATCCAAAAGACCCAAGCAAAGAGCAGACCATACAAGGCAGTAAAAAGCAAGTAGAAATTTATAAGGATTATGAGAAGCTAGACAACTTTTTACAGCAAGAAGTAAAAAACGGCACATTACAGAGCCGAGCCGAGATTATTAAATTACTACAAGATAACGGCGTAGAAGTTACAAGACAGGGCAAAGACTATTTAAGCATAAAATTACCAGACAACACCAAAGCAAAAAGATTTAAAGGGGGTATTTATAGCGATGAATTCCGAAGCATTGAAAGCATTAGAACAATCGGCGATGAACAAAAAGAGAGAGAACGAGAATTTAGTCAAAGAGATAATACGGCGGAACTTGAACGACTTAGAAATCAGTTTGAACGAGCATACAACGCAAAATCTAAATACTATAAGCGAGAATTTGAGAAAAGAGACCGACAGCATAAAAACAGATATGACAATTATCGCACAGGAATTGATGAATTTAAAGCGAACGAACACAAAGCTGATAATTTCATTGATAATTCTATTTCTAGTGATTTTTTTAGCCCTATCTCTGAAACTTCTAGGAGTGATATAGATGACAGCGTTAGAAATCGAATTGATGAAAGAGCTAGACAGCTTAGAGAACGAGAACAAGAAGCTATTAGAACAGCTAAAAGAACAAGAGCAGATTATAAACCAACTCAAAAAGAGCCAATACGACTTAACGAGAGAGAATACGCTTTACTTGCAGACAATAGAAAACAGCAACAAGAGCCTATCATCGATGAAAACTACATTAGAGAGCGAGAGAAACGAAAACGAGAAGCTATTAAACGAATTAGAGAGCTTAGGGAAGCAAGAGAGCGACAAAGAAATACAGAGCTTGAAGCAAGTATTAAACCAAGCTTTGAACGATTACGAGAAGTTAGAGAAGGCATTAAGCAGCAGCACGAACGACATACAATCTTTGCAGACATTTTTCGACAATCAGAAGCAAGTTTTAGAAAACACATTACAGGGCGAATACAAGAATTTGGACGACAATTTCAAAGGAATATTACAGAGTTTGGAGAGACACTTCGAGAACAGGGCAAACGAAGTATTAAAAGCGGTATCGATGAAGTTAGAGCGTTCATAAACAAGCATAAAAGAGAGCTTGAAAGGGTCTTGGAAAAGGGAAAGACAAAGGCATAG encodes:
- a CDS encoding relaxase/mobilization nuclease domain-containing protein, with amino-acid sequence MIVKFFNTKKGGGNSAIDYLLDKRVEQGTSRILQGDEQLTRDIIKNMSQKHKTCVGVLSFEEKDIDEQLKFKLMADFEKALMTDEAQGRYNILWVEHNDKGRLELNFVIPKIDLQTKKALNPYYHNADLSRIASWQDIKNIEYNFKNPKDPSKEQTIQGSKKQVEIYKDYEKLDNFLQQEVKNGTLQSRAEIIKLLQDNGVEVTRQGKDYLSIKLPDNTKAKRFKGGIYSDEFRSIESIRTIGDEQKEREREFSQRDNTAELERLRNQFERAYNAKSKYYKREFEKRDRQHKNRYDNYRTGIDEFKANEHKADNFIDNSISSDFFSPISETSRSDIDDSVRNRIDERARQLREREQEAIRTAKRTRADYKPTQKEPIRLNEREYALLADNRKQQQEPIIDENYIREREKRKREAIKRIRELREARERQRNTELEASIKPSFERLREVREGIKQQHERHTIFADIFRQSEASFRKHITGRIQEFGRQFQRNITEFGETLREQGKRSIKSGIDEVRAFINKHKRELERVLEKGKTKA
- a CDS encoding plasmid mobilization protein, which codes for MKSYKSIRKTIRFTDDEFSTIKEKMELGNYSNFTEFALHSMINKKPSKAKSINKEYLLELNRIGNNLNQLTRKLNKGDRLNNLSLSAIIDIRDSINSLKEKI